A stretch of the Planctomycetia bacterium genome encodes the following:
- a CDS encoding ferredoxin, whose protein sequence is MPTITFTNEKKEIQVPAGANLRAEALRAGVGLYPGIHKVANCHGFGTCGSCRVLVTKGMENTSPKGLLESTRLSVSLAYVGNEQTMRLACQTRVEGDITVTTCPSLNLFGENFFS, encoded by the coding sequence ATGCCCACGATCACGTTCACAAACGAGAAAAAGGAAATCCAGGTTCCGGCCGGCGCCAACCTGCGGGCGGAGGCCCTCCGGGCGGGGGTCGGCCTCTATCCCGGGATCCACAAAGTCGCCAACTGCCACGGGTTCGGGACGTGTGGCTCCTGCCGGGTGCTCGTGACCAAAGGGATGGAAAACACCAGCCCCAAGGGGCTGCTCGAGTCCACCCGGCTCTCGGTCTCGCTGGCCTACGTTGGCAACGAGCAGACGATGCGGCTGGCCTGCCAGACCCGGGTCGAAGGGGACATCACCGTGACGACCTGCCCGTCCCTCAATCTGTTCGGCGAGAATTTTTTCAGCTAG
- the glnB gene encoding nitrogen regulatory protein P-II, translated as MKEVIAIVKPFLAERVLEALRLAPLEACTVREVKGYGRQKSYLDQYGDSDYSLAFLPKVEIQCWVEDARVDEVVERIVQVARTGRMGDGKVFILPAVAHPVV; from the coding sequence ATGAAGGAAGTGATCGCCATCGTGAAGCCGTTCCTCGCCGAGCGGGTGCTCGAGGCGTTGCGGCTGGCCCCTCTGGAGGCCTGCACGGTTCGCGAAGTGAAGGGCTACGGCCGGCAGAAGAGCTACCTCGACCAGTACGGCGACAGCGACTATTCGCTCGCCTTCCTCCCCAAGGTCGAGATCCAATGCTGGGTCGAGGATGCCCGGGTGGACGAGGTCGTCGAGCGAATCGTCCAGGTCGCCCGCACCGGCCGGATGGGGGACGGCAAGGTGTTCATCCTGCCCGCCGTCGCGCACCCGGTCGTCTGA
- the thyX gene encoding flavin-dependent thymidylate synthase has translation MSESSHDPSAARAALVASLRWKKLPVLDDGFVALVDCMGDDAAIVQAARVSYGAGTRAVSDDRQLIRYLMRHAHTTPFEMAELKFIVRVPMDCWRQWIRHRTASVNEYSTRYSLAIDSTQATGTAEWRTQAVSNRQGSAEPLAAATGERFSTAERDLQDHARRVYEERLEAGIAREQARKDLPLSTYTEAYWKIDLHNLFHFLALRMEPHAQLEIRRYAEAIGREIVAPLFPLAWEAFLDYRVEALRLTRLDRGVIARLVAAGGRLPAAVADFLAVQDPSWRDLGRCRERDECLEKLQGLGLVQQST, from the coding sequence ATGTCCGAATCCAGCCACGACCCCTCCGCCGCACGAGCCGCGCTCGTCGCCTCCCTGCGTTGGAAGAAGCTCCCCGTGCTCGACGACGGCTTCGTGGCCCTCGTTGACTGCATGGGGGACGATGCCGCCATCGTCCAGGCCGCGCGGGTCAGCTACGGCGCCGGAACGCGGGCCGTCAGCGACGACCGGCAGCTGATCCGCTACCTCATGCGGCACGCCCACACGACCCCCTTCGAGATGGCCGAGTTGAAGTTCATCGTGCGCGTTCCGATGGACTGCTGGCGGCAGTGGATCCGCCATCGCACCGCCAGCGTCAACGAATACTCCACCCGCTACTCGCTGGCCATCGATTCGACGCAGGCGACCGGTACCGCCGAGTGGCGGACCCAGGCGGTCTCGAACCGGCAGGGTTCCGCCGAGCCGCTGGCGGCTGCGACCGGGGAACGGTTCAGCACGGCCGAGCGCGACCTCCAGGACCACGCCCGGCGGGTCTACGAGGAGCGTCTCGAGGCCGGCATCGCCCGGGAGCAGGCCCGCAAGGACCTGCCCCTCTCCACCTACACCGAGGCCTACTGGAAGATCGATCTCCACAACCTGTTCCACTTTCTCGCCCTGCGGATGGAGCCGCACGCCCAGCTGGAGATCCGGCGCTACGCCGAGGCGATCGGCCGCGAGATCGTGGCCCCGCTCTTTCCCCTGGCCTGGGAGGCGTTCCTCGACTACCGGGTCGAGGCGCTGCGGCTCACGCGGCTCGATCGCGGGGTCATCGCCCGGCTCGTCGCCGCAGGCGGCCGGCTCCCCGCCGCGGTCGCCGACTTCCTCGCGGTGCAGGATCCGTCGTGGCGTGACCTCGGCCGCTGCCGCGAACGGGACGAGTGCCTGGAAAAACTCCAGGGGCTCGGCCTCGTACAACAGTCCACCTGA